One Paraburkholderia kururiensis DNA window includes the following coding sequences:
- a CDS encoding SGNH/GDSL hydrolase family protein — MKTLTLARVLGLLFPLLSPALAVPPADVQTHWVAAWATALQPIPQRADLPPLYRAPEVAGRTVRQIVYPTLSGRAVRIRISNEYGRTALVIRGVHIARSTGGAGIDRQRDIPVTFGGKPGVSVPAGADVESDPVPIEIIAGTPYAISSYMGQEQAMVAWHRVASQINYVSPPGDYVADASGAGWRQRFTQYAWVSGLSVEAPGATAIVAIGDSITDGMRSSINRNRRWPDELVRRLAREREMSVGVVNLGISGNRLLSDSPCYGEALQKRFERDALAQPGVRAVVLLVGINDINFAAMPPRAGLDCDFPHTQVTAQALIDGYKRVIAEAHRRSVRIYGATLTPASLPPQREMIRLAVNNWIRTGGVFDGVVDFDEALRDPARPDRLRVVYDSGDHVHPSDEGYAAMAQAVPRAVVEAATAAGK; from the coding sequence ATGAAGACTCTTACTCTGGCACGCGTGCTCGGATTGCTGTTTCCGCTGCTGTCCCCGGCGCTCGCCGTCCCCCCTGCCGATGTCCAGACGCACTGGGTTGCCGCCTGGGCGACGGCGCTTCAGCCTATCCCGCAACGGGCCGATCTTCCGCCGCTCTATCGGGCGCCTGAGGTGGCAGGCCGTACGGTGCGGCAGATTGTTTATCCGACGTTAAGCGGGCGCGCTGTCCGGATTCGCATCAGCAATGAGTATGGGCGAACGGCGCTCGTGATTCGTGGCGTCCATATTGCGCGGTCGACGGGCGGTGCTGGTATCGATCGGCAGCGGGACATTCCGGTGACGTTTGGCGGCAAGCCCGGAGTCTCGGTGCCCGCGGGTGCTGACGTTGAAAGCGATCCTGTACCGATCGAGATCATCGCGGGAACGCCTTACGCAATCAGCTCATATATGGGGCAGGAGCAAGCGATGGTCGCGTGGCACCGGGTGGCTAGCCAGATCAATTACGTATCGCCCCCAGGCGATTACGTCGCCGATGCTTCGGGTGCTGGCTGGCGCCAGCGGTTCACCCAATATGCGTGGGTGAGCGGGCTCTCGGTGGAAGCGCCGGGCGCGACGGCGATTGTGGCGATCGGCGACTCCATCACAGACGGGATGCGCTCGAGCATCAATCGCAACCGGCGCTGGCCGGACGAGTTGGTACGGCGCCTCGCCAGGGAGCGGGAGATGTCGGTTGGCGTAGTGAATCTTGGGATTAGCGGTAACCGTCTGCTCAGCGATTCCCCCTGTTACGGCGAGGCACTCCAGAAGCGGTTCGAGCGGGATGCGCTTGCGCAGCCGGGCGTGAGAGCGGTCGTGCTACTGGTCGGCATCAACGACATCAATTTCGCCGCGATGCCGCCGCGCGCCGGACTCGATTGTGACTTCCCGCATACCCAGGTTACGGCGCAAGCGCTGATCGACGGCTACAAACGCGTAATCGCCGAGGCTCACCGCCGCAGTGTGCGGATTTATGGTGCGACGCTGACGCCGGCCTCATTGCCCCCGCAGAGGGAGATGATCCGGCTTGCCGTGAACAACTGGATCCGGACCGGCGGTGTGTTCGACGGCGTGGTGGATTTCGATGAAGCCCTTCGCGATCCCGCGCGGCCGGATCGCTTACGGGTCGTGTACGACAGTGGCGACCACGTTCATCCGAGCGACGAAGGCTACGCGGCGATGGCTCAGGCGGTGCCGCGCGCCGTGGTGGAAGCCGCTACGGCCGCCGGGAAGTGA
- the paaA gene encoding 1,2-phenylacetyl-CoA epoxidase subunit PaaA, which yields MYTQSLDIPGNVAPLDAGAASPEQARFDATIAADGKIEPQDWMPDAYRKTLVRQISQHAHSEIVGMLPEGNWITRAPSLKRKAILLAKVQDEGGHGLYLYSAAETLGVSREQLIDALHAGKAKYSSIFNYPTPTWADVGVIGWLVDGAAIMNQIPLCRCSYGPYARAMIRICKEESFHQRQGFDALLAMMKGTEAQRELVQQAVNRWWWPVLMMFGPSDADSIHSNQSTKWGIKRISNDDLRQKFVDATVEQAKVLGVTLPDPNLRWNEARGHYDYGAIDWDEFWRVVNGDGPCNRERLATRVKAHDDGAWVREAAVAHAEKVRQRAAQQAA from the coding sequence ATGTACACGCAATCCCTCGACATTCCCGGCAACGTCGCCCCGCTCGATGCCGGCGCCGCTTCGCCCGAGCAGGCCCGTTTCGACGCCACGATCGCCGCCGACGGAAAAATCGAGCCGCAGGACTGGATGCCCGACGCGTACCGCAAGACGCTCGTGCGCCAGATCTCGCAGCACGCGCACTCGGAGATCGTCGGCATGCTGCCCGAAGGCAACTGGATCACCCGCGCGCCCAGCCTGAAGCGCAAAGCGATCCTGCTGGCCAAGGTGCAAGACGAAGGCGGCCACGGCCTCTATCTCTACAGCGCCGCGGAAACACTCGGCGTTTCGCGCGAGCAGCTGATCGATGCGCTGCACGCCGGCAAGGCCAAGTACTCGAGCATCTTCAATTACCCGACGCCGACCTGGGCCGATGTCGGCGTGATCGGCTGGCTCGTCGACGGCGCGGCCATCATGAATCAGATTCCACTGTGCCGCTGCTCGTACGGCCCGTACGCGCGCGCCATGATCCGCATCTGCAAGGAAGAGTCGTTTCACCAGCGCCAGGGCTTCGACGCCCTCCTCGCCATGATGAAAGGCACCGAAGCCCAGCGCGAGTTGGTGCAACAGGCCGTGAACCGCTGGTGGTGGCCGGTCCTGATGATGTTCGGGCCGAGCGACGCCGACTCCATCCACAGCAACCAGTCGACGAAATGGGGCATCAAGCGCATTTCGAACGACGACCTGCGGCAGAAATTCGTCGATGCCACCGTCGAACAGGCCAAGGTTCTCGGCGTCACGCTGCCCGACCCCAATCTACGGTGGAACGAGGCGCGCGGCCATTACGACTACGGCGCGATTGACTGGGACGAGTTCTGGCGCGTCGTGAACGGCGACGGCCCGTGCAACCGCGAGCGGCTCGCCACGCGCGTCAAGGCGCACGACGACGGCGCCTGGGTACGCGAGGCCGCCGTCGCCCACGCCGAAAAGGTGCGCCAACGCGCCGCCCAGCAAGCTGCCTGA
- the paaB gene encoding 1,2-phenylacetyl-CoA epoxidase subunit PaaB — MNKEWPIWEVFVRSKQGLDHKHCGSLHAADASMALRMARDVYTRRQEGVSIWVVPSSAITASDPNEKDVLFEPAGDKIYRHPTFYTLPDEVNHM, encoded by the coding sequence ATGAACAAGGAATGGCCCATCTGGGAAGTGTTCGTGCGCAGCAAGCAAGGGCTCGATCACAAGCATTGCGGCAGCCTGCACGCAGCGGATGCGTCGATGGCACTGCGCATGGCCCGCGACGTCTACACACGGCGCCAGGAAGGCGTAAGCATCTGGGTCGTGCCGTCGTCGGCCATCACCGCATCCGACCCGAACGAGAAGGACGTGCTCTTCGAACCCGCGGGCGACAAGATCTATCGTCATCCGACGTTCTACACACTGCCCGACGAAGTCAACCACATGTAA
- the paaC gene encoding 1,2-phenylacetyl-CoA epoxidase subunit PaaC encodes MTPTQDHLTYVLRLADTALILGQRNAEWCGHGPALEEDIALTNMSLDLIGQARLLYTHAATLEAALNGRKRTEDDYAYFRAEREFANYTLVELPHYGPLAGTAHADKDYAVTIVRNFLYAALMAHLWTALTASSDEVLAAIAAKSLKETRYHLHHAREWLVRFGDGTAESHCRAQAALDYLMPYTRELFASDAVEDAIAAAGIGPKTADLEAAWNEDVRAALEEATLALPAPVKHVTTGKHGEHSEHMGYLLAEMQSLARQHPGATW; translated from the coding sequence ATGACGCCCACGCAAGACCACCTCACATACGTGCTGCGCCTCGCGGACACGGCGCTGATTCTCGGCCAGCGCAACGCCGAGTGGTGCGGCCACGGCCCGGCGCTCGAAGAGGACATCGCGCTTACCAACATGAGTCTCGACCTCATCGGCCAGGCGCGGCTGTTGTACACGCACGCCGCCACGCTGGAAGCCGCGCTCAACGGACGCAAGCGCACCGAAGACGATTACGCGTACTTCCGCGCCGAGCGCGAATTCGCCAACTACACGCTCGTCGAACTGCCGCACTACGGCCCGCTCGCGGGCACGGCGCACGCCGACAAGGACTACGCCGTCACGATCGTGCGCAACTTCCTGTATGCCGCACTGATGGCGCATCTCTGGACCGCGCTCACGGCGTCGTCGGACGAAGTGCTCGCCGCTATCGCCGCGAAGTCGCTCAAGGAAACGCGCTATCACCTGCATCACGCACGCGAGTGGCTCGTGCGGTTCGGCGACGGCACGGCCGAATCGCATTGTCGCGCCCAGGCCGCGCTCGACTATCTGATGCCCTACACACGCGAGCTGTTCGCGTCGGACGCTGTGGAAGACGCGATTGCCGCGGCGGGCATCGGGCCGAAAACGGCCGACCTCGAAGCCGCCTGGAATGAAGACGTGCGCGCCGCACTCGAAGAGGCCACGCTCGCGCTGCCGGCGCCGGTCAAGCACGTCACCACCGGCAAGCACGGCGAGCACTCCGAGCATATGGGCTATCTGCTCGCCGAGATGCAAAGCCTCGCGCGGCAACATCCTGGTGCCACGTGGTAG
- the paaD gene encoding 1,2-phenylacetyl-CoA epoxidase subunit PaaD: MTTTADTSRASTDSMLERAWAALEGVPDPEIPVVSIRELGILRDVRRAADGVLEVVITPTYSGCPAMAQIAEDIAHALEITGLGPCRIETTLAPAWTTDWITADAREKLRAYGIAPPTGQCGDDAATDAGQNTVTEKALRFVPPAALVPPACPHCGSAHTERLSQFGSTACKALYRCLDCREPFDYFKPY; this comes from the coding sequence ATGACGACAACTGCAGACACGTCCCGCGCGAGCACCGACTCGATGCTCGAACGCGCCTGGGCGGCGCTCGAGGGCGTGCCCGACCCGGAGATTCCGGTCGTGTCCATCCGGGAACTGGGCATTCTGCGGGACGTGCGTCGCGCCGCGGACGGCGTGCTGGAAGTCGTCATCACGCCGACGTACTCGGGCTGCCCCGCGATGGCCCAGATCGCGGAAGACATTGCGCACGCGCTGGAAATCACGGGACTCGGACCTTGCCGGATCGAGACCACGTTGGCGCCCGCCTGGACGACCGACTGGATCACGGCCGACGCGCGCGAAAAACTGCGCGCGTACGGCATCGCGCCGCCCACCGGGCAATGCGGCGACGATGCCGCGACAGACGCCGGCCAGAACACCGTCACGGAAAAAGCGCTGCGCTTCGTGCCGCCGGCCGCGTTGGTCCCACCCGCTTGCCCGCACTGCGGGTCGGCACATACCGAACGCCTCTCGCAGTTCGGCTCCACGGCCTGCAAGGCGCTGTACCGCTGCCTCGATTGCCGCGAACCCTTCGACTATTTCAAACCCTACTGA
- the paaE gene encoding 1,2-phenylacetyl-CoA epoxidase subunit PaaE: MATPEFHPLRIREVRPETVDAVSVAFEVPPELREAYRFTQGQFVTLKAHIDGEETRRSYSICVGVTDYDRDGELRIGIKRVRGGRFSNFAFDTLQPGHTIDVMTPDGRFFTHLNAENGKQYVAFAGGSGITPVLAIIKTTLETEPRSTFALVYGNRSVDSIIFAETLEDLKNRFMNRFALYHVLSDDLQEVELFNGVLDEAKCAAFLETLLPANGIDEAFICGPAPMMDAAERALRGAGVAEEKIHGERFGSPLPQAGVPPVEITENTPAADLEIVLDGKTRRLRLPYEGVSLLDVGLRAGLALPYACKGGVCCTCRAKVLEGEVKMDRNYTLEEQEIRDGFVLTCQCHPVSERVVVSYDER; encoded by the coding sequence ATGGCCACTCCGGAATTTCACCCGCTGCGCATCCGCGAAGTCCGGCCCGAAACTGTCGACGCCGTTTCGGTCGCGTTCGAAGTGCCGCCCGAGCTGCGCGAAGCGTATCGCTTCACGCAAGGGCAGTTCGTCACGCTCAAGGCCCACATCGATGGCGAAGAGACGCGCCGCTCGTATTCGATCTGCGTCGGCGTCACGGACTATGACCGCGACGGCGAATTGCGCATCGGCATCAAGCGCGTGCGCGGCGGCCGTTTCTCCAACTTTGCCTTCGACACGCTGCAGCCGGGTCACACCATCGACGTGATGACACCCGACGGCCGCTTCTTCACACACCTGAACGCCGAGAACGGCAAGCAATACGTGGCGTTCGCTGGCGGCTCCGGCATTACGCCGGTGCTTGCCATCATCAAGACGACGCTCGAAACGGAGCCGCGCAGCACGTTTGCGCTGGTCTACGGCAACCGCAGCGTCGATTCGATCATATTCGCCGAGACGCTCGAAGACCTGAAAAACCGGTTCATGAACCGGTTCGCGCTCTATCACGTGCTCTCCGACGACTTGCAGGAAGTCGAGCTTTTCAACGGCGTGCTCGACGAGGCCAAGTGCGCGGCGTTCCTCGAAACGCTGCTTCCGGCAAACGGCATCGACGAAGCGTTCATCTGCGGCCCCGCGCCGATGATGGACGCCGCCGAGCGCGCGCTGCGCGGCGCGGGCGTTGCCGAGGAAAAGATCCATGGGGAACGCTTCGGCTCGCCGCTGCCGCAGGCCGGTGTGCCGCCCGTGGAGATCACTGAAAACACGCCTGCAGCCGACCTCGAAATCGTGCTGGACGGCAAGACGCGCCGGCTGCGCCTGCCGTACGAAGGCGTGAGCCTGCTCGATGTCGGCCTGCGCGCGGGGCTCGCGCTGCCCTACGCGTGCAAGGGCGGCGTCTGCTGCACCTGCCGCGCGAAGGTGCTGGAGGGCGAAGTAAAAATGGACCGCAACTACACGCTCGAAGAGCAGGAAATTCGCGACGGCTTCGTGCTGACCTGCCAGTGCCATCCGGTCAGCGAGCGTGTGGTGGTGAGCTACGACGAGCGCTAG
- a CDS encoding TetR/AcrR family transcriptional regulator: MARTRAPDHDTQRDQILELAAGKFAQTSYPSTSMADLAAASGTSKARLYHYYESKEAILFDLLDRYTKRLMLIIAEVEGASQRRGLDERETFAELIRAFLAEYETSHSRHVALLNDVKYLEDAQREIILNRQRDVVAAFARQLSRAYPQRVTRENQTALTMMVFGMINWTFTWLKPGGRMGYRDFAEQVVAVIDHGLISG, translated from the coding sequence ATGGCCCGCACCCGCGCCCCCGATCACGACACTCAACGCGATCAGATCCTCGAACTCGCAGCCGGCAAGTTCGCGCAGACGAGCTACCCGAGCACGTCGATGGCCGACCTCGCGGCGGCAAGCGGAACCTCCAAGGCGCGGCTCTACCACTACTACGAGAGCAAGGAAGCCATTCTGTTCGATCTGCTCGACCGCTACACCAAGCGGCTGATGCTGATCATCGCGGAGGTGGAAGGCGCAAGCCAGCGGCGCGGCCTCGACGAGCGCGAAACCTTCGCCGAGCTGATCCGCGCGTTTCTCGCCGAGTACGAGACGTCGCATAGCCGGCACGTGGCGCTTCTCAACGACGTCAAGTATCTCGAAGACGCGCAGCGGGAGATCATCCTGAATCGCCAGCGCGACGTGGTGGCGGCGTTCGCGCGGCAACTGTCGCGAGCCTATCCGCAGCGGGTCACGCGGGAAAACCAGACGGCGCTCACGATGATGGTGTTCGGCATGATCAACTGGACGTTCACCTGGCTGAAGCCGGGCGGCCGCATGGGCTATCGCGATTTCGCGGAACAGGTCGTTGCCGTGATCGACCACGGCCTCATCAGCGGCTGA
- a CDS encoding GNAT family N-acetyltransferase, translated as MTTPTALTDEPIETFDRLLPAGRAPALVRELTSIDRERLLTHFLALDEDDRLLRFGQVVPDHVIENYVRTLDFSRDTVFGVFDQQLQLVGVGHLAYLPAEGDKRTAEFGVSVTESARGQGIGTRLFERAAIRSRNTHVTTLYMHCLSRNSTMMHIAKKAGMKIEYAYGEADAYLTLPPADQTSIIAEMLQEQAAAFDYALKRQARQASKIIESILPHAIAA; from the coding sequence ATGACCACGCCTACCGCCCTCACCGACGAGCCGATCGAGACCTTCGATCGCCTGTTGCCGGCTGGTCGCGCGCCGGCGCTTGTGCGGGAGTTGACCTCCATCGACCGTGAGCGCTTGCTCACTCACTTTCTCGCGCTCGACGAAGACGATCGCCTGCTGCGTTTCGGCCAGGTCGTTCCCGACCACGTGATCGAAAACTACGTCCGCACGCTCGACTTCTCGCGCGACACCGTGTTCGGCGTGTTCGATCAACAGTTGCAACTGGTGGGCGTCGGTCACCTCGCCTATCTTCCGGCCGAAGGCGACAAGCGCACAGCCGAGTTCGGCGTATCCGTGACCGAAAGCGCGCGCGGCCAGGGCATCGGCACGCGTCTGTTCGAGCGCGCCGCCATCCGCAGCCGCAACACCCACGTCACCACGCTCTACATGCACTGCCTGTCGCGCAACAGCACGATGATGCACATCGCCAAGAAGGCCGGCATGAAGATCGAATACGCCTACGGCGAAGCCGACGCGTATCTCACCCTGCCGCCTGCGGACCAGACGAGCATCATCGCGGAAATGCTGCAGGAGCAAGCCGCCGCGTTCGATTACGCGCTGAAGCGCCAGGCGCGCCAGGCATCGAAGATCATCGAGTCGATCTTGCCGCACGCCATCGCCGCTTAA
- a CDS encoding Lrp/AsnC family transcriptional regulator, translating to MTKIEIDAIDRRILAILQENGRLSNQEIAERVNLSPSPCLRRIRRLEESGVIRGYVALLAPQKLGLDLLAYVSVRLEKRGGPAPSTPAAGGPGSPARAGATHAELFRAAVQAWPEVVACHAMTGDMDYLLRVQVEDMAHFSRFMQEQLLHHPSVIDVKTSFSLETFKETTALPIP from the coding sequence ATGACCAAAATCGAGATTGATGCAATCGACCGGCGCATTCTGGCCATCCTCCAGGAGAATGGGCGACTCTCCAACCAGGAGATCGCCGAGCGGGTGAACCTCTCGCCAAGCCCGTGCCTGCGGCGCATCCGCCGACTCGAGGAAAGCGGCGTGATTCGCGGCTATGTGGCGCTGCTCGCGCCGCAAAAGCTTGGGCTGGATCTGCTCGCGTACGTGAGCGTGAGGCTGGAGAAGCGGGGCGGCCCGGCCCCGTCGACGCCCGCGGCGGGTGGGCCAGGCTCACCGGCTCGCGCCGGGGCAACCCACGCGGAGCTGTTTCGCGCGGCGGTGCAGGCGTGGCCCGAAGTGGTGGCCTGCCACGCGATGACAGGCGACATGGACTATCTGCTGCGCGTGCAGGTGGAAGACATGGCGCACTTCTCGCGCTTCATGCAGGAGCAACTGCTGCATCACCCGTCGGTGATCGACGTGAAGACGAGCTTTTCGCTGGAAACGTTCAAAGAGACGACGGCGCTGCCCATTCCTTGA
- the hppD gene encoding 4-hydroxyphenylpyruvate dioxygenase, whose product MQVPVWENPVGTDGFEFIEYTAPDPKALGQLFERMGFTAVARHRHKDVTLYRQGDINFIVNAEPDSFAQRFARLHGPSICAIAFRVQDAAKAYRHALERGAWGFDNKTGPMELNIPAIKGIGDSLIYFVDRWRGKNGAAPGSIGDISIYDVDFEPIADANPNPAGHGLTYIDHLTHNVHRGRMREWAEFYERLFNFREIRYFDIEGKVTGVKSKAMTSPCGKIRIPINEEGSETAGQIQEYLDAYHGEGIQHIALGTSDIYRTVDGLRASNIALLDTPATYYELVDRRIPGHGEPLDELKKRKILVDGAPNDLLLQIFTENQIGPIFFEIIQRKGNQGFGEGNFKALFESIELDQIRRGVVQDKA is encoded by the coding sequence ATGCAGGTTCCCGTCTGGGAGAACCCCGTCGGCACCGACGGCTTCGAGTTCATCGAATACACCGCACCCGACCCGAAAGCGCTCGGCCAGCTGTTCGAGCGCATGGGCTTCACCGCCGTGGCGCGCCATCGCCACAAAGACGTCACGCTCTACCGCCAGGGCGACATCAACTTCATCGTCAACGCCGAGCCGGATTCGTTCGCGCAACGTTTCGCGCGCCTGCACGGACCGTCCATCTGCGCCATCGCCTTCCGCGTGCAGGACGCCGCGAAGGCTTACCGTCACGCGCTGGAACGCGGCGCCTGGGGTTTCGACAACAAGACCGGTCCGATGGAGCTCAACATCCCGGCCATCAAGGGCATCGGCGACTCGCTCATCTACTTCGTCGACCGCTGGCGCGGCAAGAACGGCGCGGCGCCGGGCAGCATCGGCGACATCAGCATCTACGACGTCGACTTCGAGCCCATCGCAGATGCAAACCCGAACCCGGCTGGCCACGGACTCACCTACATCGACCACCTGACCCACAACGTGCACCGCGGACGCATGCGCGAATGGGCCGAGTTCTACGAGCGTCTCTTCAACTTCCGCGAGATCCGCTACTTCGACATCGAGGGCAAGGTGACGGGCGTGAAGTCGAAGGCCATGACGTCGCCGTGCGGCAAAATCCGCATTCCGATCAACGAGGAAGGCTCCGAGACCGCCGGCCAGATCCAGGAGTACCTGGACGCCTACCACGGCGAAGGCATTCAGCACATTGCGCTCGGTACCAGCGACATCTATCGCACCGTCGACGGCCTGCGTGCCTCGAACATCGCGCTGCTCGACACGCCGGCCACGTATTACGAACTGGTGGATCGCCGCATTCCCGGCCACGGCGAACCGCTCGACGAACTCAAGAAGCGCAAGATTCTCGTGGACGGCGCACCGAACGATCTGTTGCTGCAAATCTTCACCGAAAACCAGATCGGCCCGATCTTCTTCGAGATCATCCAGCGCAAGGGTAATCAGGGCTTCGGCGAAGGCAACTTCAAGGCGCTGTTCGAATCGATCGAACTCGACCAGATTCGCCGCGGCGTGGTGCAAGACAAGGCATAA